One segment of Fundulus heteroclitus isolate FHET01 unplaced genomic scaffold, MU-UCD_Fhet_4.1 scaffold_153, whole genome shotgun sequence DNA contains the following:
- the LOC105922433 gene encoding type-2 ice-structuring protein isoform X5, whose protein sequence is MEILVLSLLHCALLTLGQAVDAQIHPAEEDTAPKANDQTSGSCSSGWSEFNGRCFRYFPVPRTWASAQKNCVSLQASLASIHNIDEYHEIQRLIMATSKEHKRTWIGGSDAQEEGTWLWSDGSPFHYTNWCAGEPNNGASHPRGIQHCLQMNDKAEKCCDDLWCNDALPFVCAKKICSCAP, encoded by the exons ATGGAGATACTGGTCTTGTCCTTACTTCATTGTGCCTTGTTGACTCTGGGCCAAGCTGTTG atgcacAAATTCATCCAGCAGAAGAGGATACAGCTCCAAAAG CAAACGACCAGACTTCAGGTTCCTGTTCTTCTGGCTGGTCTGAGTTTAATGGACGCTGCTTTCGCTACTTTCCTGTGCCAAGGACTTGGGCCTCAGCTCAG AAAAACTGTGTGTCCTTGCAGGCTAGTCTTGCATCAATCCATAATATTGATGAGTATCATGAGATTCAAAGGCTGATAATGGCTACAAGTAAAGAGCACAAAAGAACATGGATCGGAGGCTCTGATGCACAAGAG GAAGGCACATGGTTGTGGAGTGATGGAAGCCCTTTTCACTACACAAACTGGTGTGCTGGAGAGCCTAATAATGGGGCTTCTCATCCCAGAGGCATTCAGCACTGTTTGCAAATGAACGATAAAG ctgaaAAATGCTGTGATGATTTATGGTGTAACGACGCTCTGCCATTTGTCTGCGCCAAGAAAATCTGCTCCTGTGCTCCCTGA
- the LOC105922433 gene encoding galactose-specific lectin nattectin isoform X4: MEILVLSLLHCALLTLGQAVDAQIHPAEEDTAPKVANDQTSGSCSSGWSEFNGRCFRYFPVPRTWASAQKNCVSLQASLASIHNIDEYHEIQRLIMATSKEHKRTWIGGSDAQEEGTWLWSDGSPFHYTNWCAGEPNNGASHPRGIQHCLQMNDKAEKCCDDLWCNDALPFVCAKKICSCAP; the protein is encoded by the exons ATGGAGATACTGGTCTTGTCCTTACTTCATTGTGCCTTGTTGACTCTGGGCCAAGCTGTTG atgcacAAATTCATCCAGCAGAAGAGGATACAGCTCCAAAAG TAGCAAACGACCAGACTTCAGGTTCCTGTTCTTCTGGCTGGTCTGAGTTTAATGGACGCTGCTTTCGCTACTTTCCTGTGCCAAGGACTTGGGCCTCAGCTCAG AAAAACTGTGTGTCCTTGCAGGCTAGTCTTGCATCAATCCATAATATTGATGAGTATCATGAGATTCAAAGGCTGATAATGGCTACAAGTAAAGAGCACAAAAGAACATGGATCGGAGGCTCTGATGCACAAGAG GAAGGCACATGGTTGTGGAGTGATGGAAGCCCTTTTCACTACACAAACTGGTGTGCTGGAGAGCCTAATAATGGGGCTTCTCATCCCAGAGGCATTCAGCACTGTTTGCAAATGAACGATAAAG ctgaaAAATGCTGTGATGATTTATGGTGTAACGACGCTCTGCCATTTGTCTGCGCCAAGAAAATCTGCTCCTGTGCTCCCTGA
- the LOC105922433 gene encoding galactose-specific lectin nattectin isoform X3, translating into MEILVLSLLHCALLTLGQAVEAIKWTNRTDAQIHPAEEDTAPKVANDQTSGSCSSGWSEFNGRCFRYFPVPRTWASAQKNCVSLQASLASIHNIDEYHEIQRLIMATSKEHKRTWIGGSDAQEEGTWLWSDGSPFHYTNWCAGEPNNGASHPRGIQHCLQMNDKAEKCCDDLWCNDALPFVCAKKICSCAP; encoded by the exons ATGGAGATACTGGTCTTGTCCTTACTTCATTGTGCCTTGTTGACTCTGGGCCAAGCTGTTG AAGCTATAAAGTGGACCAATAGAACAG atgcacAAATTCATCCAGCAGAAGAGGATACAGCTCCAAAAG TAGCAAACGACCAGACTTCAGGTTCCTGTTCTTCTGGCTGGTCTGAGTTTAATGGACGCTGCTTTCGCTACTTTCCTGTGCCAAGGACTTGGGCCTCAGCTCAG AAAAACTGTGTGTCCTTGCAGGCTAGTCTTGCATCAATCCATAATATTGATGAGTATCATGAGATTCAAAGGCTGATAATGGCTACAAGTAAAGAGCACAAAAGAACATGGATCGGAGGCTCTGATGCACAAGAG GAAGGCACATGGTTGTGGAGTGATGGAAGCCCTTTTCACTACACAAACTGGTGTGCTGGAGAGCCTAATAATGGGGCTTCTCATCCCAGAGGCATTCAGCACTGTTTGCAAATGAACGATAAAG ctgaaAAATGCTGTGATGATTTATGGTGTAACGACGCTCTGCCATTTGTCTGCGCCAAGAAAATCTGCTCCTGTGCTCCCTGA
- the LOC105922433 gene encoding galactose-specific lectin nattectin isoform X1, whose product MEILVLSLLHCALLTLGQAVVLPNAEAIKWTNRTDAQIHPAEEDTAPKVANDQTSGSCSSGWSEFNGRCFRYFPVPRTWASAQKNCVSLQASLASIHNIDEYHEIQRLIMATSKEHKRTWIGGSDAQEEGTWLWSDGSPFHYTNWCAGEPNNGASHPRGIQHCLQMNDKAEKCCDDLWCNDALPFVCAKKICSCAP is encoded by the exons ATGGAGATACTGGTCTTGTCCTTACTTCATTGTGCCTTGTTGACTCTGGGCCAAGCTGTTG tccttccTAATGCAGAAGCTATAAAGTGGACCAATAGAACAG atgcacAAATTCATCCAGCAGAAGAGGATACAGCTCCAAAAG TAGCAAACGACCAGACTTCAGGTTCCTGTTCTTCTGGCTGGTCTGAGTTTAATGGACGCTGCTTTCGCTACTTTCCTGTGCCAAGGACTTGGGCCTCAGCTCAG AAAAACTGTGTGTCCTTGCAGGCTAGTCTTGCATCAATCCATAATATTGATGAGTATCATGAGATTCAAAGGCTGATAATGGCTACAAGTAAAGAGCACAAAAGAACATGGATCGGAGGCTCTGATGCACAAGAG GAAGGCACATGGTTGTGGAGTGATGGAAGCCCTTTTCACTACACAAACTGGTGTGCTGGAGAGCCTAATAATGGGGCTTCTCATCCCAGAGGCATTCAGCACTGTTTGCAAATGAACGATAAAG ctgaaAAATGCTGTGATGATTTATGGTGTAACGACGCTCTGCCATTTGTCTGCGCCAAGAAAATCTGCTCCTGTGCTCCCTGA
- the LOC105922431 gene encoding galactose-specific lectin nattectin: MKFLSVSCFGFICLTLAHVLYLPVTGYPLTTPPGGDTSLPADYGLDWMHGTEGNNPYGFTCPEGWTMHSTQCLLFVPEKMTWEEAKKNCDSKGYDSFAAVYSDTQADEIRQEMKNAGHRDGHVWVGGSKASGDSSWSWGDYSVFDGFAKFCRGESAHHENNCLQISFDGSGSGCLDDQQCDVKLPSVCGIILY, from the exons ATGAAGTTTCTGAGTGTGTCTTGCTTTGGATTTATCTGTCTGACTTTGGCCCATGTGCTCT ACCTTCCAGTCACTGGCTATCCTCTGACTACACCTCCAGGAGGTGACACCTCTTTACCTGCAG ATTACGGTTTGGACTGGATGCATGGAACTG AGGGAAATAATCCTTATGGCTTCACTTGCCCTGAAGGATGGACAATGCACAGCACTCAGTGTCTCCTTTTTGTTCCTGAAAAAATGACCTGGGAAGAGGCCAAG AAAAACTGTGACTCCAAAGGGTACGATTCATTCGCTGCTGTGTATAGTGACACTCAAGCTGATGAGATCCGTCAGGAGATGAAAAATGCCGGCCATCGTGATGGACACGTGTGGGTTGGAGGCAGCAAAGCATCAGGG GATTCTTCTTGGTCCTGGGGGGATTATTCTGTCTTTGATGGCTTTGCTAAGTTCTGCCGTGGAGAATCGGCCCACCATGAGAACAACTGTTTGCAGATCAGTTTTGATG GGAGCGGCTCAGGATGTCTGGATGACCAGCAGTGTGACGTGAAGCTCCCGTCCGTCTGTGGGATCATCCTCTATTAG
- the LOC105922433 gene encoding galactose-specific lectin nattectin isoform X2 has product MEILVLSLLHCALLTLGQAVVLPNAEAIKWTNRTDAQIHPAEEDTAPKANDQTSGSCSSGWSEFNGRCFRYFPVPRTWASAQKNCVSLQASLASIHNIDEYHEIQRLIMATSKEHKRTWIGGSDAQEEGTWLWSDGSPFHYTNWCAGEPNNGASHPRGIQHCLQMNDKAEKCCDDLWCNDALPFVCAKKICSCAP; this is encoded by the exons ATGGAGATACTGGTCTTGTCCTTACTTCATTGTGCCTTGTTGACTCTGGGCCAAGCTGTTG tccttccTAATGCAGAAGCTATAAAGTGGACCAATAGAACAG atgcacAAATTCATCCAGCAGAAGAGGATACAGCTCCAAAAG CAAACGACCAGACTTCAGGTTCCTGTTCTTCTGGCTGGTCTGAGTTTAATGGACGCTGCTTTCGCTACTTTCCTGTGCCAAGGACTTGGGCCTCAGCTCAG AAAAACTGTGTGTCCTTGCAGGCTAGTCTTGCATCAATCCATAATATTGATGAGTATCATGAGATTCAAAGGCTGATAATGGCTACAAGTAAAGAGCACAAAAGAACATGGATCGGAGGCTCTGATGCACAAGAG GAAGGCACATGGTTGTGGAGTGATGGAAGCCCTTTTCACTACACAAACTGGTGTGCTGGAGAGCCTAATAATGGGGCTTCTCATCCCAGAGGCATTCAGCACTGTTTGCAAATGAACGATAAAG ctgaaAAATGCTGTGATGATTTATGGTGTAACGACGCTCTGCCATTTGTCTGCGCCAAGAAAATCTGCTCCTGTGCTCCCTGA